In one window of Henckelia pumila isolate YLH828 chromosome 1, ASM3356847v2, whole genome shotgun sequence DNA:
- the LOC140883731 gene encoding protein CLT1, chloroplastic has product MSESFRRVTAVAVDSPAVTRHISRRGASSIGVLWINQRRGVGGGGGIVLRWSPWLIEAVRQKGGGRGKEEKRGPPHPRCCSFDSNHPHHEVVAVAERGGGGVDRRVEVMLAVAATVVLGVGNRVLYKLALVPLKHYPFFLAQFATFGYVLVYFSILYFRYQAGKVTDEMLSLPKFPLMVVGLLEALAAASGMAAGAILSGAAIPILSQSFLVWQLVLSYIFLGRRYSLKQLFGCFLVAVGVIVTVASGSGTGSLMEAGLFWSIIMLVSFLLQAADTVLKETIFLDAAQRLKGGTVDLFVVNSFGSAFQAVFICLLLPFLSNLWGIPFNQLPSYLKDGCACFLNAGSMSSRCDGAPLLPLLFIIVNMGFNISLLHLLKISSAVVSCLASTFSVPISVYLFTLPLPYLGVASSLPPGFVAGAIILAMGVVVYSWTPSLNSSSKPFSLVNTRTE; this is encoded by the exons ATGTCGGAGAGCTTCCGGCGGGTGACCGCTGTCGCCGTGGACTCTCCGGCGGTGACTCGCCACATTTCGCGGCGAGGCGCCTCATCGATTGGTGTTTTGTGGATTAATCAACGGAGAGGTGTCGGAGGAGGAGGGGGAATAGTGCTGCGGTGGAGTCCATGGCTGATTGAGGCGGTGAGGCAGAAGGGAGGAGGGCGGGGGAAGGAGGAGAAGAGGGGGCCGCCGCATCCTCGGTGCTGTTCGTTCGATAGCAATCATCCTCATCATGAGGTGGTGGCTGTGGCGGAGAGGGGTGGTGGAGGAGTTGATCGGAGGGTGGAGGTGATGCTCGCGGTAGCTGCTACGGTGGTGCTTGGTGTAGGGAATCGGGTGCTCTACAAGCTTGCATTAGTCCCTCTTAAGCACTACCCGTTCTTCCTTGCTCAGTTCGCCACATTCGG GTATGTACTTGTATACTTCTCTATCTTGTATTTCCGGTATCAGGCTGGCAAGGTTACTGATGAAATGCTATCCTTGCCAAAGTTTCCATTAATGGTTGTTGGCCTCTTGGAGGCTCTTGCTGCTGCATCCGGAATGGCAGCTGGAG CCATTCTTTCTGGTGCTGCAATTCCGATACTTTCTCAG AGCTTTCTTGTCTGGCAACTTGTTTTGTCATATATCTTCCTTGGGAGGAGATACAGTTTGAAGCAATTATTTGGTTGCTTTCTGGTGGCAGTGGGTGTCATAGTCACTGTTGCAAG TGGATCAGGTACTGGTTCTCTGATGGAAGCTGGCTTATTTTGGAGTATTATCATGCTTGTTTCTTTCTTATTGCAAGCTGCTGATACAGTCTTGAAG gaAACAATATTTTTGGATGCTGCTCAAAGATTGAAG GGTGGTACGGTGGATCTATTCGTCGTTAACTCCTTTGGATCTGCTTTCCAG GCAGTTTTCATATGCCTCCTCCTTCCATTCTTGTCAAACTTATGGGGTATTCCATTTAATCAATTGCCGAGTTATCTCAAAGATGGTTGTGCCTGCTTTTTGAATGCCGGCAGCATGTCGAGCA GATGCGATGGTGCACCTTTACTTCCGCTGCTCTTCATCATTGTAAACATGGGTTTCAATATATCATTGCTGCATCTTCTCAAGATCTCTTCTGCTGTAGTATCGTGTCTTGCATCAACATTTTCAG TGCCAATATCTGTATACCTGTTTACACTGCCACTGCCATATCTTGGTGTAGCATCTTCCCTTCCACCAGGGTTTGTAGCCGGCGCCATCATCCTTGCCATGGGTGTGGTCGTATACAGTTGGACACCTTCCCTCAATTCGTCGAGTAAACCTTTCTCGTTAGTTAACACGAGAACTGAATGA
- the LOC140881766 gene encoding cytochrome P450 71AU50-like, whose amino-acid sequence MAWIWIISISILFLYLLQELLLPLQRKIKINLPPGPKALPILGHFHLLGKKPHENLCRLAQKYGPIMYAKFGSVPIIVVSSPAAAELFLKTYDHVFCDRPRLEAARYLSYGQKNIVFGKYGPYWRNMRKLCTLELLTNLKIKQFRPMRKAEVDLFVGSLKRAGGGGGAAVDMSARITNLSADMICSLVFGKKYDGDRDLSEKGGLKAVVKMTMEEAGAFNIGDYFPYLRFLDLQGSARRLKVLSKIFDKFLEKIIDEHVANKKEYEEEKDFVDTMMEIIESGKAGFEFDRRNVKAVLLDMLLAGMDTSAATIEWTLSEVIRHPHVMKKLQKEVEEVVGMDQMVEESHLHKLKYLDSVVKETFRLHPVGPFLIHESVEDCVVQGFNIPKQSRIVVNVWAIGRDPNVWTDPESFAPERFHGTDIDLRGHDFMLIPFGSGRRGCPGLQLGLTVIQLVVAQLVHCFDWHLPNGMSPSSLDMTEHLGLVTVRANHLIAIPTYRLIEK is encoded by the exons ATGGCCTGGATTTGGATCATATCCATATCGATACTGTTTCTTTATCTTCTCCAAGAACTACTGCTACCCCTACAAAGGAAGATCAAGATTAATCTTCCTCCAGGACCAAAAGCTCTCCCAATTTTAGGCCATTTCCATCTCTTGGGTAAAAAACCCCACGAAAACTTATGCCGTTTAGCTCAAAAATATGGCCCCATCATGTACGCCAAATTCGGTTCGGTGCCGATCATCGTCGTCTCCTCCCCCGCAGCCGCCGAGCTCTTTCTGAAGACATACGACCATGTTTTCTGTGACAGGCCGAGACTGGAGGCTGCACGTTACCTTAGCTATGGCCAGAAAAATATAGTGTTCGGCAAGTACGGCCCCTACTGGCGAAACATGCGCAAACTCTGTACGTTGGAGCTGCTGACCAATCTCAAGATCAAACAGTTTCGGCCCATGAGGAAGGCTGAAGTTGACCTTTTCGTCGGATCGCTGAAACGGgctggcggcggcggcggcgctgCTGTAGACATGAGCGCGAGAATCACGAATCTGAGCGCTGATATGATTTGTTCGTTGGTGTTCGGGAAGAAGTACGATGGGGATAGAGATTTGAGTGAGAAAGGTGGGCTCAAAGCTGTGGTGAAGATGACGATGGAGGAGGCGGGAGCTTTTAATATTGGGGACTACTTTCCATATCTTAGGTTTCTTGATCTTCAGGGTTCTGCTCGTAGGTTGAAGGTTTTAAGCAAGATTTTCGACAAGTTCTTGGAGAAGATTATCGATGAACATGTTGCCAACAAGAAAGAGTATGAGGAAGAAAAGGATTTTGTCGATACGATGATGGAGATTATCGAGTCGGGAAAAGCCGGGTTCGAATTCGATCGTCGCAATGTCAAGGCCGTGCTCTTG GATATGTTGCTAGCTGGAATGGATACTTCGGCGGCAACAATAGAATGGACACTTTCGGAAGTCATTAGACATCCTCATGTGATGAAGAAACTTCAGAAAGAAGTTGAAGAAGTTGTGGGAATGGACCAAATGGTAGAGGAATCACATCTTCACAAACTCAAATACTTGGATTCCGTTGTGAAGGAGACTTTCAGGCTCCATCCCGTCGGCCCATTTCTAATCCACGAGTCAGTGGAAGATTGTGTCGTCCAAGGATTCAACATACCTAAACAATCGCGAATAGTGGTGAACGTATGGGCCATCGGAAGGGATCCTAACGTTTGGACTGATCCTGAAAGTTTTGCACCAGAAAGATTTCATGGGACTGACATAGATCTTCGGGGCCACGATTTTATGCTCATACCGTTTGGATCGGGTCGAAGAGGATGCCCCGGATTACAGTTAGGCCTCACGGTCATTCAGCTGGTCGTGGCACAACTGGTGCATTGTTTCGATTGGCATCTTCCTAATGGCATGTCTCCTAGTAGCTTAGACATGACTGAACACTTGGGTCTGGTGACTGTAAGAGCTAATCACCTAATCGCCATCCCCACTTATAGATTGATTGAGAAATGA